CATGAACCCATGAGTCCATGACTTTGGCTTTATGTGTAATGATATTGTAGCTCCAAATTGTCATAATTACCCATATGAAACTTATTTTTGTGCATGACATGTGTGATTAATTTTTAAAGAGTACGTGATTAATGTGGTTAGTACTTTTTAAATGTCGATCACGATCATGTAACAGTTCTGATGAagtcctaaaaaaaaaaaaaataatgttagGGATGACATTGATGTATAGTATCAAAAGATTAAGTTGTCGTTAAGTATCAAAAATAGTAATTTGATATAATTTCTGTTTTGGCCTAAAACTTTAAGCATTTTTTGAGGATCTTTCTTATTGAGATGGgtgataatatattaaactcacacacacaacatgGATGTTAAGGCTCGAACCCagaaccactacactagtggatcTTTTGCAAATCCTCAAGTACATTTGAATTTGCATGAAAGCTTCCCTCATAACTAAGCATTGAAATCCCATTTCATGAGGAAGGATTAATACAAGCTAGAACACAATAAATGACAACTTTAATTAAATGATTGAACCACTCATCTCTCAAGGTTCAatcaagaagaggaagaagaggagaatCATGCATTGAAATTTTACAATTGGATGATCCTAATAATGAAGTTCCAAGTTGGATGGAAAATGGGGATGTTTTGGTAATTTCATGTATGATGAAAAACACCATACATGTTCACATATATCCTCCCATACCCCAAACTCACAAAACATtaacatataatataataaattcaacagaatacatatataagtatataaaATTCCCAATTTGGGAAATAGGGGACCATTGAGTTCCATTAATTACTCTATTGACTCTAGCAAATTGCCAGACAAGGATTCATCCAACCCCTCCTCCCAAAGACAGCCTTTTCCccctcttttgttttttttcttagttttTTCCCATTTGTCCTtccaatttaattaattaataattaaccACCCTTTATATTAATCTTTCCCCTATATAAGCATCACCTTCATTgtaaacaaatatatacacCAACTTCCTCAATTCCCATTTcccaacctctctctctctctctctctctagccaTTAAGTTCTCATGGAGGAGACATTAACCAAGAAGCAAACTTGTTGCTCAAATTTACCAGCAGCCCTAGCCATCCACAGAGACTCACAAACAATATCAAAAGCCAAGCCCAAAATTCGAATCATTCACATATTTGCACCAGAGATCATCAAGACAGACGTGGCAAACTTCAGGGAGTTAGTGCAGAGACTCACAGGAAAACCATCTGAAAATGGCTGcagcaaaaagaagaataagagGCCAAGGAATTTAATTCCCAGCAGCAGAGAAGAACCCAAGAAAAATGCATCATCAATGGCTGACAAGCTGGAGCTGATGAGAACTGGGTACATGGGTTTGGATCAATCAAGAGAGAGAGTCAAGGAAGAAGGGATGATGTGGAATGCAGAGAACTCAGGTGGGTTCTTGGAGAGATTTGCAGATTTGGAAGGGTTTATTCAGGAATTTGGTGAATTTCCTCTGCTACCCAATTTGGATGCCTCAAATTCTCACCTGCATGGTTTTGAAGGAACCCAACTTGTCTAGAAATATTTAGCAATTCAGAAATTAAAGTTTGATGTGTGATTCtcaccaaaagaaagaaaagaagaagaatgtaTGATGAGTTTCAGAGTTCTCTAAAatattttgcttaatttcttgGGATTTTTAGAGGGTTTAACTTAATTATAGTACTACTTGTTTATCCAtgtctttttaatttttaatttccaattttctgaTGTTTttctgatctctctctctccatttgaTGTAAATACAAGGGTTAAAGACATATACTTCTGAGTGCTTCTCTGTTTTCTGCAGAGATGTTGCAGTTGCATTCCATTTGGAAGTTGCAGAAACTTATaatatttcttaattatttctttgattttttttaagatttaGCTTTTAAATTGAGTTATATTTAAGAGGGTTTGTCTCGTTCCATTTGGATGTAGGACTTCCTTCTTGTCTTATGTATGTGTTGTTGTGGGgcctctgtttctctctctaaatgaAGATTTCTTGTTGAGTAATGCTACTCGTACTCTATTTGTATATCACATTCTTATATCAACTTATACAGTAGATGAAGTTGATAGTtatatcaattaaaaaataccaatgaatcattaaaaaaaaaatgtttaattttaattgatatgGATGTCCACTTTATCTCCTACATAAAATAGTATACGaatgtgatatacatatatgataAGAGTTGTATTATTGTTTGGGAAACCAAATTATAAGGAACGTGCATAAATTATATAGTTTGATAAATTTATAGCTTTTCTTGCAAGAGTCTAATTGCAATTTAATTTTCCCCATTTATTACAGAAGTCGTCTCTCTCTTATCATGTTGGCATGGAAATTCCAGATACACTCCTCCAATTCCCAGAAGTTTTGTTAGTCCAATTCAGAAACTTCCATTGTTATTTGCCCACATGAAATTTAACACACAATTCTGCATAACCCACTTGTTTTTAGGGGAAAAAACCACCAACTGCTCCCAAGTTGgctaataattaattaataaataaaagttactAAACCCATAAACCAATCTAAGAGTTATTGTATATTATATCCCATTCCCATCTACAAATGTACGGAagatatatacatacatataaatgTACGTCTATATgtacacatacatacatacctACCAATTGTACCATGAGCAAATGAATAGATTTTTTTAGTGCAAGggataatctaaattataggGGAGGGAgatttttcacacacacaattaTGGTGCTGTGGGGATTCGAACATAAAACCTTATGTCTGAAGTCAAAGCCATTTTTCACTGTGCTAAACCCTGCCATTGGAGATGAGTAGATGTTCAATTCACACCAAGAGCtgtaaaattattttcttaatttataagaaaataaaatagaaaaagccCAAGTTCGCATCAGGGGTTAATAATAATAGTTGACAAATAAACAGCGGCGGAAGTCAaaatttttggtgaatttcTTATTCACAAATtgttatattaaaatttcttatttcttgATGCCACAAGttaagtatttaatttaatgaaGCTAGATTGAGATGACAGGTGCAACACCATTAATCAAACCACAATTAGTGCCTCTATGATGCTCATATAGTGTCATCTGTTGTTGATCCAAAACGACCGTACACAAAGAGTCAATGCCTCTAGAACATTACACGTGTAAAATCTAAAGATTGAACTCGAGAGACTGTAATGAGAGGTTATAATGAAGGGATCCTTCATAGTCATCAGATTAATTACAAAACTATTATTGGACGAACATATTGAACCCCTCACCACAGCCCCTTCATTGGAGAAGCTTTGTGATTCAACATGTTtgtacaatttcttctcctaCAATTTGAAGTGTCAACAACAATACATCAGCCCATTAATGCACGTGAGTCTCACAATGCATTAACGGTCCACAATCACCTACGCACATGACAACTGATGCTAGCATCATAATTATAATCTTCAAAATGAAACTACTAACAGTTTACTATACCCTCTTCATATCAGACATCTCCACGGTTCCCCAAGTTTTCAGTCAACTCAGCCCTAAAAGAAATCTCATCAAAGTGGGTGGCAAAGGCCAAAGGGAAACACAGCCAACTAACCAAGTAATCAAAccaaaggaaaaggaaaattaaatattgaaaTGGCTTTCCAGATGATGTAAGGTCAAGCTTTAGAGGCGGCATGTCGTAAATCAAGCATGACAGCAGAGCACATCAATAGTCAAACAGCGTGGTGCATTTTAGTCAAACATGTTCACACTTCACACCAACCTTTAATTTACAAATATTTTCCCTGTTCTTATCCGGTGAATCTAAAAATCATCACAAGGgcaaacaaattatataatatgctTTAAGACTTGGAGGAACAACCACACTCAATTTTGGTCCGTTGACTTGAATTTAACAGAAATAAAACATGTCACCTATTTTTATGGTGAttatttggaaaattttggaagacaataagaaaaaatttaaaaaaagcaaCATCTCAttaagagagaggaagagagagagagaaacaggtGTAAGTGTaactattattttaattaatatctaaaaatttagaaaaaaataataatttgagtTTCCATACATAGAAGAACCTTTAGCTCTCATACTCCATGACGGTTTCTTCCAGGGGAGATGAAGCTGTATCCAACCTTGTAAGTACTTCAGGAACTCCAGCTGCATCCCTTATTATCTGCATCAAACCCAGTAGCAGAATTTAAAATCTGATCGCAGCGCCCTATATGAAGCCACCACTCCGCAATATAATAAAAGATCAAAGCCAATCTAGTATTAAGATGCGTGAAAATGTTCATATGTATAGTCACCGGCcaactctttttccttttttcttgttttgacaGTACCACAGGCCAACCATACACAGTTATAAGCAACTAACAACCCATAACCAACTTCATGCAAGTGTATGGAAGTGGTGGAGAAAGCATGGCTACGCCAGTTTGGGACGTATAAGCTATAAGATAATGGCTCATTCTCAAGATTCAAATGTCTAAGTTTGACTCTGGGAACAAGGTTTGTGGGGGAGATAGAGTGCATCTGTTAGTGTAGCCTTTGTTAAAAGTCAGAATAACAAAGTCAGAAAGTCTTGCATGCTAAGTAAGATTGATTAAGAGGAAATATTAGAGTCGGTTCATATAATAATACAACACAGAGACAAAGGTGAAATGACTTCTAATTGTCAGAGGTAAAACACTTATAAAGACTTCACCCTTAGAACACAATTGATTCCAAGGTTAGTGAGGTCAAGGGTAAAGGGAGCAAATGTAAACCTATTTCATCTGTTATTAAATCCAAGATAATCACAACATACAATAATAAGATCAGCAAAAGGCATTACCGTGGACTTTATTTATGAACTGTTGACTTTATTTATGAATATTATTCATGCACAAACATCGGACTAATGAAAAGGTCAAGGTGATCTATGGAAAATAATGGATTTCAAATACATCatatatcttttagcaaaatatACATCATGCACCTTATGAGTTTAACCCTCTTTAAGAAAGTACTttagaaatttagaaaagtTTCTACTACaaatgatgaaaacaaaacagatgcccccaagaaaaaatgaaacttcATTCGTCCCTAAACTATTTGCCTACATGCAGGAGATTTTAACTCAATTTAGCTATATTTTTGTGATGACAATCTAAAACTCAAATTGTACAGCTGTTTTCAGCTCCACCAAGTTTCATATGGCAAGACTAAGCAGATTAATTACTTAGGTAGTCATCTAATTCTGCTAATCATTACGGGTCAGAGTTTTACAATGTAAAACATAACAAGTTAGAACtgaattatg
Above is a genomic segment from Prunus dulcis chromosome 7, ALMONDv2, whole genome shotgun sequence containing:
- the LOC117634228 gene encoding VQ motif-containing protein 25-like — protein: MEETLTKKQTCCSNLPAALAIHRDSQTISKAKPKIRIIHIFAPEIIKTDVANFRELVQRLTGKPSENGCSKKKNKRPRNLIPSSREEPKKNASSMADKLELMRTGYMGLDQSRERVKEEGMMWNAENSGGFLERFADLEGFIQEFGEFPLLPNLDASNSHLHGFEGTQLV